The genomic interval TAGTAGATGAAAGTGGTAGAAAGGTAGAATTAACTGAAGGAAACTATATTTCTTTTATAAAGAGCAAGGATAGAAAGGTAAGAGAAGCTGCCTTTAAACTTTTATTTGGAACATACAAAAAGTATGAAAATACTTTAGCAACAAGTTTAACAAGTTCTATTAAAAACTTTGTTTTTGAAAGCAAAACAAGAAAATATAATAGTTCCTTAGAGGCTTCTTTAAAACCTAATAATATTCCAGTAGAAGTTTATTATAATGCTTTAAAAACTGTAGATGAAAATATGGATGCTCTTCATAGATATGTTAGAATTAAGAAAAAACTTCTTAACTTAGAAGAAATTCATATGTATGATTTATATGTTCCAGTTATAGAATGCAAAAAAGAACATTTAGAATATAAGGATGCCATAAGTTTAGTTGAAGAAGGATTAAAACCTTTAGGAAAAGAATATTTAGACATATTCAATGAAGGAATAAATGAAGGTTGGATAGATGTATATGAAAATAAAGGAAAGAGAAGTGGAGCTTATTCATGGGGATCCTATGATACTATGCCATATGTATTATTAAACTATAATTATGAGTTAAATGATGCATCAACTTTAGCTCATGAAATGGGTCATTCAATACATTCTTATTATACTAGAAAGACTCAACCTTATATTTATGGAGATTATAGTCTTTTCTGTGCAGAGGTTGCTTCAACAACAAATGAAATTTTACTTATACATCATTTAATAGAGAAAGAAACTGATAAAAATAAAAAATTATATCTAATAAATCAAGAGTTAGAGCAAATAAGAACAACTGTCTTTAGACAATTAATGTTTGCAGAATTTGAGTTAAAAACTCATGAAGCTATTGAAAATGGAGAATCTCTTACATCAGAAGTTTTATGTAAGATGTGGAAAGATATAAACATTAAATATTTTGGTGAAGATATGAATGTAGATGAAGAAATATCTATAGAATGGGCTAGAATACCTCATTTTTATTCTGATTTCTATGTATATCAATATGCTACAGGTTATGCAGCTGCATCTTCCTTTGCAAATTCAATTCTTTCAAAAGGAGAAGAGGCTGTTGAAAAATACAAAGGTTTCTTAAAGGCTGGAGGATCAATGTATCCTATAGATACATTAAAAATGGCTGGAGTAGATATGACAACATCTAAGCCTCTTAAAGATACCTTAGATAGATTTAATGAGCTTTTAGATATGTTGGAAGAAATTATTTAGAAGATTGAGGAGAGGCAATGAGTAAATTTGAGCAAGATTATTTCAACTTACTTATAAATAATTATGGTTTTTATGTAGAAGACTTAAAAGGAGAACAGGATAAAGAACTATGGATAGCTTTAAAGACAGTTAAAGATGATGGAAAATATGCAGTTATAATATCTAAGTCTTATGAAGAGGAAGAAAATTTAAAAATTGCAGAAGATTATTTAAAAAGCTTAGGTAAGTCATATTCTCTTCATAATATAATTCTTTATAAAAGCTATGATAGGGATGAAAAAAAGGAGGAAGACTTTTCTATAGATGAGAATTGTCATAGAGTAATTGTTGATGTTCAGAAAAGAGAAGTTTTAAAAAGTGATAGGAGCTCTGAGCCTCTAGCAAAAATATTAGAATTTTTATTAAAAAAGAAAGAAGAACCAAAAGTTCCTTGGTATAAAAGATTAAGATGTGGAAAAGTTACAGGAATATTGATTGGTTTAAATATTTTAGCTTTTCTAGTTTGTCTTATTGTAGCTACTGCTTTAGGTGCTGGATTCTTCAGAAATATAGTAGAGATGAATCCACAAATTCTATATTGGATGGGTGCTAAGCATAATAATGCAATAATATTCCACGGAGAATATTACAGATTAGTAACCTCTATGTTTTTGCATGGTGGAATAGTACATCTTTTATTTAATATGTATGCTCTATATATATTAGGAGATTTCATAGAAAGGATTTATGGAGCGAAAAAATATTTAGCTATCTATTTTGTTTCAGGAATAGTAGCAAGTATATTTAGCTTATACTTTTCACCAGTTATGGGAGTTGGCGCTTCAGGAGCTATATTTGGACTTTTAGGGGCAGCTTTAGTTTTTGCTTATAATGAAAAAGATAGGATTGGTAAAGCCTTAGTAACTAATATAATAGTTATTATATTGCTTAATGTATTTATCGGTCTATCAATGTCTAATATAGATATATCTGCTCATTTTGGCGGATTCATAGCAGGAGCTATTTTAGGACTTTTCTTCCATAATTATAAAATAATAAGAAAATAAAAAAATTCCTCTGTTTTAAATAAGGCAGAGGAGTTTTTTTACCTTCAAAATTAAGAATAAATACTATATACTAAAAGATGGATAATTATTAAATAATAAGGGGAGAAGTATTTTGCAAATTTCAAATGTAGATATAAAATTAAATTCAGATGACTTAATGAGCTTTATTAATGATTTTGTAAAAATTAAAGGTTTAGAAATAAAAAGCTTAAAAATAAACAATAGTATAGAAGTGGAAGGAGTATTTAAAAAGGTTCTTGCTTTAGGTTTTAAGGCAACCTTGGATATTTTAGGAGTAGAAGGGGATAATCTTGTTATAGAATTTTCAAAAGCTAAACTTATGAGTGTTGGAATTTTAAAGCCTTTTAGAAAAATAGGTCTAAAGATAGCTTTAAAAGGTTTTAAAAATCAGGGGATATTAGTTAAAGAGGATAAAATACTTGTAGGTTATAAGAAAATACTAGGTAATATACCTTTCTTAAATTTAGATTTTAAGGAATTAAAAATTCAAGGAGAGGTTTTAAATATTGGCTTAGAAAAAATAGATGTAGAGCTTTCAAAGATTAAGGAACCTATTTTAGAAATAGAAGTAAGAGATGATATTGAAGAAGAGGAAAAGACAGATGATTACATAATGAGCATTGATGTACAAAAAGTTGAGGACATGTATACAAGTAGTAGAGAGTATTTGGTTAATCATATTCCAGAGAAAGCTAAAGATTATAAGGATTATATTATGTTCTTACCAGATATAGTAGCTTTAATATTTAGACTTTTAAAAGATAATAGAGTTCCTATGAAGACTAAGGCTGTAGTAGGTGCCTCTTTAGGATATGTAGTTTGTCCATTTGATATATTACCAGATAAAATACCTTTTGTAGGTGCCTTAGATGATTTAAGTGTAATTTTCTTTGCTTTAAATAGAATAATAAATGATGTAGACATAAATGTTATATTAGAAAATTGGCAAGGAGAAAATGAATTTGTAGTTATTTTAAGAAAGACTGTAGAATTCTTTAGTGGATTTACAGGTGCTA from Clostridium perfringens carries:
- the pepF gene encoding oligoendopeptidase F, which translates into the protein MSEVKKLRRRDEIPESDKWRIDKIYETPAKWNEELNKLKEEAPKLKDFEGKLGNKEDLKAFLLLNEKLSRKLGKLYVYAHMRSHEDTSNPEMQSLVNKIDPYSAEFSSYTAYFVPEILSLKEGTIENFINEDKDLKQYKIYFEMILNEKPHILSKEVESVLASVSDCLGAPESIYSMLTNSDMTFGEIVDESGRKVELTEGNYISFIKSKDRKVREAAFKLLFGTYKKYENTLATSLTSSIKNFVFESKTRKYNSSLEASLKPNNIPVEVYYNALKTVDENMDALHRYVRIKKKLLNLEEIHMYDLYVPVIECKKEHLEYKDAISLVEEGLKPLGKEYLDIFNEGINEGWIDVYENKGKRSGAYSWGSYDTMPYVLLNYNYELNDASTLAHEMGHSIHSYYTRKTQPYIYGDYSLFCAEVASTTNEILLIHHLIEKETDKNKKLYLINQELEQIRTTVFRQLMFAEFELKTHEAIENGESLTSEVLCKMWKDINIKYFGEDMNVDEEISIEWARIPHFYSDFYVYQYATGYAAASSFANSILSKGEEAVEKYKGFLKAGGSMYPIDTLKMAGVDMTTSKPLKDTLDRFNELLDMLEEII
- a CDS encoding rhomboid family intramembrane serine protease, with the translated sequence MSKFEQDYFNLLINNYGFYVEDLKGEQDKELWIALKTVKDDGKYAVIISKSYEEEENLKIAEDYLKSLGKSYSLHNIILYKSYDRDEKKEEDFSIDENCHRVIVDVQKREVLKSDRSSEPLAKILEFLLKKKEEPKVPWYKRLRCGKVTGILIGLNILAFLVCLIVATALGAGFFRNIVEMNPQILYWMGAKHNNAIIFHGEYYRLVTSMFLHGGIVHLLFNMYALYILGDFIERIYGAKKYLAIYFVSGIVASIFSLYFSPVMGVGASGAIFGLLGAALVFAYNEKDRIGKALVTNIIVIILLNVFIGLSMSNIDISAHFGGFIAGAILGLFFHNYKIIRK
- a CDS encoding YkvA family protein encodes the protein MQISNVDIKLNSDDLMSFINDFVKIKGLEIKSLKINNSIEVEGVFKKVLALGFKATLDILGVEGDNLVIEFSKAKLMSVGILKPFRKIGLKIALKGFKNQGILVKEDKILVGYKKILGNIPFLNLDFKELKIQGEVLNIGLEKIDVELSKIKEPILEIEVRDDIEEEEKTDDYIMSIDVQKVEDMYTSSREYLVNHIPEKAKDYKDYIMFLPDIVALIFRLLKDNRVPMKTKAVVGASLGYVVCPFDILPDKIPFVGALDDLSVIFFALNRIINDVDINVILENWQGENEFVVILRKTVEFFSGFTGANNLDNIYEVIDVITN